The sequence GTCGCCGGCTCGGCGGTCACGCCGCCTGCCGCTCGGTCAGCGGTAGCGGGAAGCGGGCCCGCACCCGCCAGCCGCCGGCGGCGCGGGGGCCGACCTCCAGCGTGCCGCCATGGGCGGCGACCCGCTCGCGCATGCCGACCAGGCCCACCCCGTCCGCATTCATCGTGCTGCTGCTTCGTCCGTCGTCGGTCACGTCCACCTCCACCTCGTGCGTCAGATAGCGGATCCGGACATCCAGGATGGTCGCCGCGCCGGCGTGTTTGAGCGTGTTCGTCACGGCTTCCTGCACGGTCCGGTACGCCGCCTGGGAGATCGAGTCTGAGATCGGCACCGGGTCGCCGTACACCCCCAGCGTGGCGCGTAGCCCGGTCTCGCGTGCCCGCTCGACCACTGTGGTGACCCGGCTGATTCCGGCGGGCGAGTCGACGGTGCCCGGCTCGTGGTCGCGGGCCCGCAGGACGCCGAGCATCCGGCGGAGCTCGTCCACCGCCGTGCGGGCCGACTCTTCGACCGCCGCCAGGGCGGTGCGGGCCTTGGCCGGATCCCGGTCGAGGACCCGGCGGCAGGCGGCAGCCTGCACCCCCATCACCGAGACGTGGTGGGCGACGACGTCATGCAGTTCCCGGGCGATCCGAACCCGCTCCCCGACCACCGCGTGTGCCCTGACCTCGGCCTGTGACCGGCGTAGCTCGTCGGCCTGCGCCTGGAGTTCGTGCTCGCGTCGGGCGGCCAGCCAGGCGATCTCTCCGAAGAAGTAGGCGAACCCGAAGAACAGGATGTTGAGGAGCATGTCGCTGAGCACCGCGGCGATCAGCGGGGGGATCGGTCCCACGGCGTCGGCGAACGCGTCGGGGGGCGGGTCCGCCAGCACGCTGCCCAGATTGACCGAGTACCAGAAACCGATCCAACCGAACATGGCGGCGATCACGCCGATCCGAATCCGACGGGCCAGGCGGCGGTCCGGTCCCCAGGCGCCGAGGGTGTAGATGGCCGTGAACAGCACCCCCGTGGTGACCCGCGTCTCCGGTGCGGAGCGGGCTTGTGCCGCGACGAACGCGACCGAGATGACCAGCGTCGTCGCCACGGGGAAGCGTCGCCGCCAGATCAGCGGTAGGCCCACCGCGACGGCCCAGAGCAGCTGTTCGGCGAACGACGGTGGCGGGCCGAGCAGGAACAGACCCGTGCCGCGGATGAGAGTGAGGCTGGTTACGGCCAGCACGGTCACGGCCAGCCCCACGAGGAGGTCCCGCCGCTGCTGCTCCGGGGTCGGCCCGGGCCGCCGCCAGTGCGTTCCCGCCGCGGTGTCCATCGGTCGAGGATGTCATCTCGCCGGACCGGTGCTGCCTCCGGCACGGGCCCGGTGCCGCTGCCGGGCTCCCCGCGCGGCTCGCTGGAGGTGTGTCGGCGGCCGGGGATAGGGTGGGCCGACCGATCTTCTCACCACCCATGAAGCGACCCGGGGGGCCCACGCATGGGCGATTCGTTCGCGCATCTGCACGTGCACACAGAGTATTCGATGCTCGACGGCGCGGCCCGGTTGAAGGACTTGTTCGCCGAGGTCAACCGGCAGGGGATGCCGGCCGTGGCGATGACCGACCACGGCAACATGCACGGCGCGAACGACTTCTACAAACAGGCCATGGCCGCTGGCGTCAAGCCGATCCTGGGGATCGAGGCGTACGTCGCGCCGGAGTCGCGGTTCCACAAGAAGCGGGTGCGTTGGGGGCGGCCGGAGCAGAAGAGCGACGACGTCTCCGGCAGCGGTGGGTACACCCACATGACCATCTGGGCGAAGAACAAGGTGGG comes from Salinispora tropica CNB-440 and encodes:
- a CDS encoding sensor histidine kinase — its product is MDTAAGTHWRRPGPTPEQQRRDLLVGLAVTVLAVTSLTLIRGTGLFLLGPPPSFAEQLLWAVAVGLPLIWRRRFPVATTLVISVAFVAAQARSAPETRVTTGVLFTAIYTLGAWGPDRRLARRIRIGVIAAMFGWIGFWYSVNLGSVLADPPPDAFADAVGPIPPLIAAVLSDMLLNILFFGFAYFFGEIAWLAARREHELQAQADELRRSQAEVRAHAVVGERVRIARELHDVVAHHVSVMGVQAAACRRVLDRDPAKARTALAAVEESARTAVDELRRMLGVLRARDHEPGTVDSPAGISRVTTVVERARETGLRATLGVYGDPVPISDSISQAAYRTVQEAVTNTLKHAGAATILDVRIRYLTHEVEVDVTDDGRSSSTMNADGVGLVGMRERVAAHGGTLEVGPRAAGGWRVRARFPLPLTERQAA